The sequence TGGGTTCTGGTTAAGGAAGAGAGTTGTTATTGGATTTCTATTCTTGTTTCTGTGCTTAAGGCACTTTTTGTGTACGTCTTGTGTACTTTGGAgtggtgtttttatttttttggttttatttataaaaaaaattaataatgatgataataggtTTTTATTGTGCTTAATTGTTCATGGTCTCTGTTTTGATTGTGTAGAAAACTGTTGCATCACCTGGCCGTGGTATACTAGCCATTGATGAGTCAAATGCTACCTGCGGGAAGAGGCTGGCATCTATTGGTCTGGACAATACAGAACCCAACCGTCAGGCCTATAGACAACTTCTACTGACCACTCCTGGCCTTGGTGAATATATTTCTGGGGCCATCCTTTTTGAGGAAACACTTTACCAGTCAACAACTGATGGAAAGAAGTTTGTGGACTGCTTGCGTGAAAAGAAAATTGTGCCTGGCATCAAAGTTGATAAGGTATGTTACTAGTGCTTGTTTTGTATTTTAACAAGCCTTTCTCTCAAATCATTTGATGTGAGATTTCTGTGTAGTTAGTAATGAACTTGCTCATTtgtgatttctttgttttgttttcagggtTTGGTTCCTCTACCAGGATCAAACAATGAATCTTGGTGCCAAGGCCTAGATGGTTTGGCTTCAAGATCCGCTGAATACTATAAGCAAGGTGCTCGCTTTGCAAAGTggtaagccttttttttttggtttaagaaTTTGTGACTTGTAGGTTCAACTGGAATctttttggttggttgaattgtTTGCATATGATGGGAAAATGAATTTCATATAATGATTGAACTATTGGTTGATCTGTTTACTACTTAAAGAGGTATGTATTGCAACTTATATTTGACTGCTGCACATGGTTCTTTGAAAATATCTAGGCGCACTGTTGTTAGCATTCCCTGTGGTCCTTCTGCCTTGGCTGTCAAAGAAGCTGCATGGGGTCTTGCACGCTATGCTGCTATTTCTCAGGTGTGCCTTTTCTTTCCATGTTCATATTTTCAGTAAAAGTAGCTAAACTTTGTTGAGAAAAGTATGAAAGCTAGGATATAACAATGCCTACACGTCTAAAGAACGAGGGCCAGAAGTTCACTGAGATGTCTTGATAATATTCATTCAATAAATTCATGCAAGGATATAGTTTGAAATGCATATATAAAAAGTCACCATTCAAGTAGTTTGTGCTTTGAAGACAATTACATCTTCATTATTGTTAGGACCAGTTGACATCTATAGAAGTAAAGATCCAATTCTATCAATTTGGACTTAATTGCCTCAAATTTCTGGCGCCTGCCAATAAAAAAGCGTTTTGAATTCCCAGCTTGGGAAAGTTAAAAGGCTAGTGGTAATATGGATTGGGTATCTAGTAATTAATTAGTATCTTTAATTCCCCACCTTtgaagaacaaattaattagtATCTTTACCTAGCTAAATAGATTGGGTTTGAATCTAGTAACGTGAAGAgacttctatttttatttttgttattcttttcCTTCAAGGTAATTATATTCCAAAGTGTAATCAGCTTATTACCATCTTTCCCCATCTTTCCCACCAGTTCAATTGttttactcattttatttttcattattctgAATTCATATGCAGGACAATGGTCTTGTGCCCATAGTAGAACCTGAGATTCTTCTTGATGGGGATCACCCAATTGATAGGACACTCGAAGTTGCAGAGAAAGTGTGGTCGGAGGTCTTCTTTTACTTGGCACAAAACAATGTCTTATTTGAAGGAATCCTACTTAAGCCTAGCATGGTAACCCCAGGAGCTGAACACAAGGAGAAGGCTTCTCCAGAGACCATCGCCAAATATACACTAACAATGCTTAGAAGGAGAGTACCTCCTGCAGTTCCTGGAATCATGGTACCAACCCCTGAACCCTTTTTCAATGCTTTTGTGCTCTATTTTACTATTCCTTCTGTCCTTACAatcccttcatttctttgtaCCACAAATTCATGAATAATGTGAACATAACTGTCCAATGAGTTGGTTGTGTAGAAACATTTCGAGTCTTTCTAGTGAGcaagtatatataaatatatggatCATCCAGTATGGTTGATCCTTGGCCTAAACTTGTGGCCAGTATGTTGTTAACCTTTGACTCTAACAAGGCAATTCAatgttcttttttctatatGAGAAGATATGACTCAAACTGAAAACTCACAGGCTTCAAGCCTTGCACCTGACTGGTTCTAGCAATAGAATCCCATTACACCTGCAACTGAAAAGTGGCATATTTGCCATCTTCTTGGGATGAGGAATATTCTagtcatattttgtttttcatatgaTTAATCTGTCTGTGGCGTTTGTATATGCATTTGAtgttcattttcttgatctCTAAAAAGAATATGAGACTAATGAATATATGTTTTCTACCAATATAGTTTTTGTCTGGAGGGCAATCTGAAGTGGAAGCAACATTAAACCTGAATGCAATGAATCAAAGCCCCAACCCATGGCATGTTTCCTTCTCATATGCTCGTGCACTGCAAAACACTGTCCTAAAGACGTGGCAAGGACATCCTGAGAATGTTGAAGCGGCACAGAAGTCTCTTTTAGTTCGGGCAAAGGCAAACTCCCTGGCTCAGCTTGGAAAGTACTCTGCTGAAGGTGAAAGTGAGGAAGCTAAGAAAGGAATGTTTGTCCAGGGCTATACCTACTGAGCTGTTTAAATCTATTGGCATTTCTTGGCTTTGTTAGTGTACTTTTTTCCTTGTTAACTATGGAGAAGcttgtaatttttctttcccCACCGTCACTCTCTTTCCTCAAAACTAGGGTGCTTGAATAAAGACACACGGGAAGGAAAGAAGTTTTCCAAACCTGTAAAACAGGAGTAGTAGGTTTAGCGAAAGCTACCATATGTTTGTATCTCTATCGTCTTTAAGGTAGGTTTGTTGAGAAGAATGGGTCTTGGAGATAGGTCTCAGATTCATATCAAATGAGAGTGAActaccaaaataatatttataagttttccctttcttttcggAATAGATTGCTGCCCAAACTCTCAAAAATGGAATGCTGAATGTTGAGCACGAATAAATGTCTACATAAAATCTTGTTTTATTGCTGttaaaataagttttctttttcgtatttttcattccaaaaaaTTAACCTGAAAAACAGAAAAGGGCTTGTCCTTAGTGTCTTCTTCTAATTATCCTCATTTGATTGAACCGTTCGCCATTTACTTATGTTAAAATGATCAATTTATGGCAAAAcctatttaattcatataaatttattaattttatttattctaaattataaattttaaaataactttaattataaatgtcatataatttaaaaagttaaataattaagtaaaatttttacatatttcattatacatattaaaaatattttgtatttaagacattgaataaaataataaccaaATGTATagttacaaatttaatttatttatattacaaacgtaatataattaaatttaaacaaataaaataatcaatatttttaaaaaataaaaacttgaaaatgaaagcaactaaaaattattttaaaataacatatttataaattttatttaaactatttaaattattcataatcatgttcataaatttaataagtTGGAATTGTGTTAATGACTtcgaaaatttaatttaataaatttaagttaatacttaagtattaaagttaactttaagttaaattattattaagttattaatttaaaatttattactaaatttttagttttaagtattaaagttgttatATGAAGCTAacttaacatttattttatataatcaaattcACATATTTACCactcattatttttaattaatatttatttttattaattttaaataataaatttatttattaaatatccatatttaaaatattgtaaatatattagataactataaaatatttataataaaaaatgagtcacacatatgaaattataatttaaaatatgcttTAAGTAATGTGGAcaaatatggtaaaaaatatttgaaaataataataaattaattattttaatttaatacttaaagttataattaaaatattaagtcgtttttttaaatatatttaatccatttaataatataaattaaattattaaatatttagttGACTTATTAAACACTTTCTTCTTAAGAAACTCGAAACACATAAGCCCCCATATTtcaatttatcataattttctcaATGAAAATAACAgatgatataataaaaaatgattgcaaaaatcaaataaaataacgGACTGAAATATCTATCaatgtctctctctctctatatacataataaaaaaatatatttataaaaaaataaagtaacaaaatataataaattcaagGAACGGTTAGAAGCCATTTGCAGAGGGAATATCCCTAAATTCGTGTTGAAGAACGGCTTGGCTGAAGGATGACGCAGGGGCTCACGTGCTGAGGCAGGCCAGGTCACGCCTTTCGTCAAGCATCAGCCGAGTGTTCCCTCCGCATTCTCAGACCGTCACACACATCGCCATTTCCATCGCTCTCACTCCCTCTCACTGAGAATCCCAAACACTTCATCTGCAGAGTTGCAATCCTCCATATATATGGTCCCGCCATAACCTTTTCTTTTGCTTGCATGTACGCTCTCCAATTTTCCTTCACTCCCCGccccaaaaccctaaaaccctccGCACCTCCACCACTTCACATCCTCATGAAGGACCGCCCGCCTCCCTCATGCGTTTCCCGCTACATCCCTCCTCATCATCGTCTGCGCTCCGTCGTCACCTCCTCTGCCTCCCCCAATCTCAACGCCGCTTCTCTCGACTCCACGTCTCGGGATCATCAAGGCACGCTTCTGAACCCTAGGAACACTTCTCTTCCTCACTCCCAACCTCAGAAGCTGCAACAGAAGGATAATTCACTCTATGATTTCCTGTACGAGGAGGTGTCTGAGGAAGGCTCTGATCGCGAAATTGAGTCGTCGTCGCATGGGGTGAGTTTGATTCATTTGCTTGTTTGTGAATTTGGGGTTGGATTGATATCAAATtgcttatttctttcctttctctctctctctctctctctctcttcttcttcttcttttaaaaGAATACTGATGCGGTTCCTTCTTCGGAAGTCTGAAATGTGACTTGTGTAATTGATGTTGACTGAGTGTTAGTGAGATACGAATTTCAAGTTTGAATTGCCGGTCATTTCATGACAGTGGACAATGTGATATTAACTCGGTGTGGAgacatttaacttatattttcctTGATACATATTATTGAGGGGTTGCAAGGCTGGTGCTGTCTAGACATTCTGAGACTGGATGGGAACAGTGACCTTAAGTTGCCATTCTAATCTACTAATGGAAGGCCTTTTGTACAAGCCTCCATGAAAGTCCTTATTAGAACAAATCTAATGACGCATCTTCCAAccccatttattattattttatttatagtcATAATTGCTTCGAGATTGTGATGCATTGCTGCTTTTTCTTGAGCACAAGGCTTGGATGATGTAGCTAAGGTATGCAATACGGGGAATGCTTGAATGCATGATTGGTTGGCTATGCTTGAGTTGGTTGAGCTATTGGAGCATCAGTAAATCTGTGATTACCTATCATTGGTGCCTGGATTGAACCTTCTGGCATTATTTCAGTGTCATGTGGAATGCTTATTGTTTTTGAGAACGTTTTGGCCCTTCGTTAGAATGAAGATGCACTTGGTTGTTGTCTTGTTATGCCTTTTGCTATGAGTATGTGTTGCTTTCACTAGTCTATCGCTCGTTCTTAAGGAGTATGCTGTGGGCATGACATGGTCTTTAACTAGGGTGGGCATTGATGATGCCTTGATGGATTCTATAGGATGTGcatttgtgttattttttatggCTATGGGAACCATATCTTCTTGT is a genomic window of Vitis riparia cultivar Riparia Gloire de Montpellier isolate 1030 chromosome 1, EGFV_Vit.rip_1.0, whole genome shotgun sequence containing:
- the LOC117918099 gene encoding fructose-bisphosphate aldolase 3, chloroplastic, whose product is MASVTFAKFNASSSQWIGQQSFSQRQGSSARFPARRVSVPIRAGSYSEELVQTAKTVASPGRGILAIDESNATCGKRLASIGLDNTEPNRQAYRQLLLTTPGLGEYISGAILFEETLYQSTTDGKKFVDCLREKKIVPGIKVDKGLVPLPGSNNESWCQGLDGLASRSAEYYKQGARFAKWRTVVSIPCGPSALAVKEAAWGLARYAAISQDNGLVPIVEPEILLDGDHPIDRTLEVAEKVWSEVFFYLAQNNVLFEGILLKPSMVTPGAEHKEKASPETIAKYTLTMLRRRVPPAVPGIMFLSGGQSEVEATLNLNAMNQSPNPWHVSFSYARALQNTVLKTWQGHPENVEAAQKSLLVRAKANSLAQLGKYSAEGESEEAKKGMFVQGYTY